In Streptomyces sp. NBC_00483, a single window of DNA contains:
- a CDS encoding acyclic terpene utilization AtuA family protein — protein sequence MTVSLPLRVFTPQGMLGYGYDETDLHRTMEDGVDVVVVDSGSTDPGPYMLGLGTTLVTEKSYARDLRPLLRACLAHGVPLIISSAGGAGTDAQVRWMTDLVERLAVEDGVSPRIANIFADIPAGTVTERLTQGRIEPNVRGELPTRNDIGQAEAIVAQMGAEPFLGILGGDEAFDVIIAGRSYDPAPHAAFAIHHGVDPAIAWHMGKILECGAACAEPKGGGVVATVHRDSFELTPTGAAQRCTPLSVAAHTLYEKSRPDLLPGPGGVLDVSDCTYEAVDERTVRVQGSRFIPSPHPTVKLEGAAVVGHRAVFIGGIHDPVLIGQLDTFLERVEQRVGALHPDLASGTATLAFHVYGRNAVMGPRETETTMPHEVGVLGEVTAPTQQLALDICTSVRIGCLHLSYPGQLATAGNMALPLNPMESPIGPVCAFTLYHVMDSQDLDLFPISYRQIGSPEVVSR from the coding sequence AGGGCATGCTCGGCTACGGATACGACGAGACCGACCTGCACCGCACCATGGAAGACGGCGTCGACGTCGTCGTGGTCGACTCCGGGTCGACCGACCCGGGACCGTACATGCTCGGCCTCGGCACCACCCTCGTCACCGAAAAGTCCTACGCCCGCGACCTGCGCCCCCTGCTCAGGGCCTGCCTCGCCCACGGCGTCCCGCTGATCATCAGTTCGGCCGGCGGAGCGGGCACCGACGCCCAAGTGCGCTGGATGACGGACCTGGTGGAGCGACTCGCTGTCGAGGACGGCGTCTCTCCGCGCATAGCGAACATCTTCGCCGACATCCCCGCCGGCACCGTCACGGAGCGCCTGACGCAGGGCCGCATCGAGCCCAACGTCCGGGGGGAACTGCCCACACGGAACGACATCGGGCAGGCGGAGGCGATCGTGGCCCAGATGGGAGCCGAGCCCTTCCTCGGGATCCTCGGTGGTGACGAGGCCTTCGATGTGATCATCGCCGGCCGTTCCTACGACCCTGCCCCGCACGCCGCGTTCGCCATCCACCACGGCGTCGACCCCGCCATCGCCTGGCACATGGGCAAGATCCTCGAATGCGGCGCGGCCTGCGCGGAGCCCAAGGGAGGCGGCGTCGTCGCCACGGTCCACCGGGACAGCTTCGAGCTGACGCCCACCGGCGCAGCCCAGCGCTGCACCCCGCTCTCCGTCGCCGCACACACTCTGTACGAGAAGAGCCGCCCCGATCTCCTGCCCGGCCCCGGCGGCGTGCTCGACGTCAGCGACTGCACGTACGAGGCCGTCGACGAGCGGACCGTGCGGGTTCAAGGAAGCCGCTTCATCCCGTCCCCGCATCCGACGGTCAAGCTGGAGGGGGCGGCGGTCGTCGGCCACCGAGCCGTCTTCATCGGGGGGATCCATGATCCCGTCCTCATCGGCCAGCTCGACACATTCCTGGAACGCGTCGAGCAGCGCGTCGGCGCCCTGCACCCCGACCTGGCCTCCGGAACAGCCACCCTCGCCTTCCACGTCTACGGACGCAACGCGGTCATGGGACCGCGCGAGACCGAGACCACGATGCCGCACGAGGTCGGGGTCCTGGGTGAAGTCACAGCCCCCACACAGCAGTTGGCCCTCGACATCTGCACCAGCGTCCGGATCGGCTGCCTGCATCTGAGCTACCCCGGCCAGCTCGCGACGGCGGGGAACATGGCACTGCCCCTCAACCCGATGGAGAGTCCCATCGGCCCGGTGTGTGCCTTCACGCTCTACCACGTCATGGACAGCCAGGACCTGGACCTGTTCCCCATCTCGTACCGGCAGATCGGCTCCCCGGAGGTGGTGTCACGATGA
- a CDS encoding DUF4387 domain-containing protein, with amino-acid sequence MTATVPLRELAAVIRSKNAGPYEITFDVMFNEPSRYAHVRDSGVLNAAGLSALFNVAEKDVRTCVFFEPALAFKFTIVRGGAQGSVGERDTFGAQQHGPLLDIRIPVHRSAAS; translated from the coding sequence ATGACCGCGACCGTCCCACTGCGCGAACTCGCCGCGGTGATCCGCAGCAAGAACGCGGGCCCCTACGAGATCACCTTCGACGTCATGTTCAACGAGCCCTCCCGCTACGCCCACGTCCGCGACAGCGGCGTCCTGAACGCCGCCGGCCTGTCCGCCCTCTTCAACGTGGCCGAGAAGGACGTCCGTACCTGCGTCTTCTTCGAGCCCGCGCTGGCCTTCAAGTTCACCATCGTCCGCGGGGGCGCCCAGGGAAGCGTGGGCGAGCGCGACACCTTCGGAGCCCAACAGCACGGACCGCTGCTCGACATCCGGATCCCGGTACACCGGTCCGCCGCGTCGTGA
- a CDS encoding flavin reductase family protein, with translation MTTPTASTVTTTGRRLDPQTLREAFGQFPTGVVALAAEVDGERVGLAASTFVPVSLDPPLVSVCIQNTSSTWPRLAGADRLGISVLGAEHGAAARTLGRKAGDRFAGLSTHATRQGALFVEGACTWLDTSVADTVHAGDHTIALLRVHDLTVRPEFSPLVFHASAFRQLLTAS, from the coding sequence ATGACCACCCCGACCGCTTCCACGGTCACCACCACAGGCCGTCGGCTCGATCCACAGACACTGCGCGAGGCGTTCGGCCAGTTCCCCACCGGCGTCGTCGCCCTCGCCGCCGAGGTGGACGGTGAGCGCGTGGGCCTGGCCGCGAGCACCTTCGTGCCGGTCTCCCTGGACCCGCCCCTCGTCTCCGTCTGCATCCAGAACACCTCCTCCACCTGGCCCCGACTGGCCGGCGCGGACCGGCTCGGGATCAGCGTGCTCGGAGCCGAACACGGCGCGGCGGCCCGTACGCTGGGCAGGAAGGCCGGGGACCGCTTCGCCGGCCTGTCCACCCACGCCACCCGTCAGGGTGCGCTGTTCGTGGAGGGCGCCTGCACCTGGCTGGACACCTCGGTCGCGGACACGGTCCACGCCGGCGATCACACGATCGCGCTCCTTCGCGTCCACGACCTCACCGTACGGCCCGAGTTCAGCCCACTCGTCTTCCATGCCAGCGCGTTCCGCCAACTGCTGACGGCTTCGTAG
- a CDS encoding carbonic anhydrase, which yields MADETHLSPDDAFELLMSGNRRFVAGVPEHPNQDAARRTALASVQEPFAVLFGCSDSRLAAEIIFDRGLGDLFVVRTAGHVAGPEVLGSIEYGAGILDCPLVVVLGHDACGAVAATRSAVEDGASADGFVRDVIERVTPSVLAARAAGLTDNGDIIAAHTRNTVDLLLERSRTLAEQVEAGRTAVVGLTYRLADGSAHLVAARGLTRVDADGSRAA from the coding sequence ATGGCTGATGAGACGCACCTGAGCCCAGACGATGCTTTCGAGCTGCTGATGTCCGGCAACCGGCGATTCGTTGCCGGCGTGCCCGAGCACCCCAACCAGGACGCCGCCCGCCGCACGGCCCTCGCCTCTGTGCAGGAGCCGTTCGCCGTGCTCTTCGGCTGTTCCGACTCCCGCCTCGCCGCAGAGATCATCTTCGACCGCGGTTTGGGTGACCTGTTCGTCGTCCGCACGGCCGGCCACGTGGCCGGCCCGGAAGTGCTCGGGAGCATCGAATACGGTGCCGGCATCCTGGACTGCCCGCTGGTCGTCGTCCTCGGACACGACGCCTGCGGGGCGGTCGCCGCGACGCGCAGCGCTGTCGAGGACGGCGCGAGCGCCGACGGGTTCGTGCGTGACGTCATCGAGCGCGTCACCCCCAGCGTGCTTGCCGCACGGGCCGCCGGACTCACCGACAACGGCGACATCATCGCCGCCCACACCCGCAATACCGTCGACCTGCTCCTGGAGCGTTCCCGGACCCTGGCCGAGCAGGTGGAGGCCGGCCGGACCGCGGTCGTGGGCCTGACCTACCGTCTGGCCGACGGCAGCGCCCATCTGGTCGCCGCCCGCGGCCTGACCCGCGTCGACGCCGACGGCAGCCGGGCCGCCTGA
- a CDS encoding MarR family winged helix-turn-helix transcriptional regulator, protein MESVAAVDGLARRDDEPQSVDEETEQVTETVMAASRLLVALSARALATVDATLTLPQLRTLVVLDRCGPVKLAVLAATLGVNASTALRMVDKLEAGGLVDRKANPDNRREVVLRLTPSGTSLVRQVLDHRHREVAGLVGTLPVGVRAGLVEGLRALTEAADDLAVGPGGAVRAPDGLPSEPGF, encoded by the coding sequence ATGGAGAGTGTGGCAGCGGTGGACGGTCTGGCCAGGCGCGACGACGAACCGCAGAGCGTCGACGAGGAGACCGAGCAGGTCACCGAGACGGTCATGGCCGCATCGCGGCTCCTGGTCGCCCTGTCGGCGCGCGCCCTCGCCACGGTCGACGCCACGCTGACGCTGCCGCAGCTGCGCACACTGGTGGTGCTCGACCGGTGCGGTCCGGTGAAACTCGCCGTACTGGCCGCCACGTTGGGGGTCAATGCGTCGACGGCCCTGCGGATGGTGGACAAGCTGGAGGCCGGCGGCCTGGTCGACCGGAAGGCCAACCCGGACAACCGCAGAGAGGTCGTCCTCCGGCTCACCCCTTCCGGCACCTCCCTGGTACGCCAGGTGCTCGATCACCGCCACAGGGAGGTCGCCGGTCTCGTCGGCACCCTCCCTGTCGGGGTCCGTGCCGGTCTCGTCGAAGGGCTGCGCGCCCTGACCGAAGCCGCGGACGACCTGGCGGTGGGCCCGGGCGGCGCGGTGCGGGCCCCGGACGGCCTGCCGTCCGAACCGGGCTTCTGA
- a CDS encoding chloride channel protein produces MATPTAAKAPREPAAAQPTPHTHPKIPHLGDFHVMPRVAVIAALAVPVGAAAALVAVGLLKLIALFTNLCFHGRLSFGDTTPATTTHWWLILFMPIVGGLVIGVMARYGSEKIRGHGMPEAIESILVGGSRVQPRIAVLKPVSSAVSIGTGGPFGAEGPIIMTGGAVGSILAQFLKVTTDERKTLLVAGSAAGMAATFNAPFAAILLGVELLLFEWRPRSYIPVAVGAVTATLVRGPILGTTPLFAGAHVPDRLALSAYGLCVVAGIGAGLLALVATWLVYFSEDMFARIPLHWMWWPAIGGAVIGLGGLAEPRALGVGYDVIDQLLTGRATVGLIIGILVVKTLIWGLSLGSGTSGGVLAPMFMIGGALGAAEGLVFPAVSPGFWALVSLAGVLGGVMRSPLTGIVFCLELTHEVNALVPMVITASSAYLLSVILLKRSVLTEKIARRGLHLTREYSVDPLEVHLVRQLDTSPPALTLHADASLDTTAARLRSLRDACDASGIAAQRLFPVVDGAGTLSGVVTSDQVLRVGPGDTRPVSSLTGPPVIAHPDETLRTVANRMAAHHVTRVLVTPREEPDRVEGILSLSQLLEARRVDLHEEQHVERTFLRGRTPARAAT; encoded by the coding sequence GTGGCCACGCCCACAGCCGCCAAGGCTCCCCGTGAGCCTGCCGCCGCACAGCCAACTCCCCACACCCACCCCAAGATCCCGCACCTGGGCGACTTCCACGTCATGCCGAGGGTGGCGGTGATCGCGGCCCTGGCCGTGCCCGTCGGGGCAGCGGCGGCCCTCGTCGCCGTCGGGCTGCTCAAACTGATCGCCCTGTTCACCAACCTCTGCTTCCACGGCCGTCTCTCCTTCGGAGACACCACACCGGCGACCACCACACACTGGTGGCTGATCCTGTTCATGCCGATCGTCGGTGGGCTCGTCATCGGCGTGATGGCGCGCTACGGCTCGGAGAAGATCCGCGGGCACGGAATGCCGGAGGCCATCGAGTCGATCCTCGTCGGCGGCAGCAGGGTCCAGCCCCGCATCGCCGTCCTCAAACCCGTCTCGTCCGCGGTGTCCATCGGGACCGGCGGCCCGTTCGGCGCCGAGGGCCCCATCATCATGACCGGTGGCGCGGTCGGCTCGATCCTCGCCCAGTTCCTGAAAGTGACCACCGACGAACGCAAGACCCTGCTGGTCGCCGGGTCCGCCGCAGGCATGGCCGCCACCTTCAACGCCCCGTTCGCCGCGATCCTGCTCGGCGTCGAACTCCTGCTCTTCGAATGGCGCCCCCGCTCCTACATACCGGTCGCCGTCGGCGCCGTGACCGCGACCCTCGTGCGCGGCCCGATCCTCGGCACCACCCCCCTCTTCGCCGGCGCGCACGTCCCGGACCGGCTGGCGCTGTCCGCGTACGGACTGTGCGTCGTCGCCGGCATCGGCGCGGGCCTCCTCGCCCTGGTCGCCACCTGGCTCGTGTACTTCTCCGAGGACATGTTCGCCCGGATCCCGCTGCACTGGATGTGGTGGCCTGCCATCGGCGGCGCCGTCATCGGCCTCGGCGGCCTGGCCGAGCCGCGCGCCCTGGGAGTCGGCTACGACGTGATCGACCAGCTCCTGACCGGCCGCGCGACCGTCGGCCTCATCATCGGCATCCTCGTGGTCAAGACTCTCATCTGGGGACTGTCGCTCGGCTCCGGCACCTCCGGTGGCGTCCTGGCCCCCATGTTCATGATCGGCGGCGCGCTCGGTGCCGCCGAAGGGCTCGTCTTCCCCGCCGTCAGCCCCGGCTTCTGGGCCCTCGTCTCGCTCGCCGGCGTCCTCGGCGGCGTCATGCGCTCCCCGCTCACCGGCATCGTCTTCTGCCTCGAACTCACCCACGAGGTCAACGCGCTCGTCCCCATGGTGATCACCGCGTCCTCCGCGTACCTGCTCTCCGTGATCCTCCTCAAGAGATCCGTGCTCACCGAGAAGATCGCACGCCGCGGACTGCACCTCACCCGCGAGTACTCCGTGGACCCGCTCGAGGTGCATCTCGTGCGCCAGCTCGACACATCGCCCCCCGCCCTCACCCTCCACGCCGACGCGAGCCTCGACACCACCGCCGCCCGGCTTCGCAGCCTGCGCGACGCGTGCGACGCGTCGGGGATCGCGGCCCAGCGCCTCTTCCCCGTTGTCGACGGCGCAGGCACGCTGTCCGGCGTCGTCACCTCGGACCAGGTACTGCGGGTCGGCCCCGGCGACACCCGCCCGGTCAGCTCTCTCACCGGTCCGCCCGTCATCGCCCACCCCGACGAAACCCTGCGTACGGTCGCCAACCGGATGGCCGCCCACCACGTCACCCGCGTCCTCGTCACACCACGCGAAGAACCGGACCGCGTCGAAGGCATCCTCAGCCTGAGCCAGCTCCTGGAAGCCCGCCGCGTCGACCTCCACGAGGAACAGCACGTAGAGCGCACCTTCCTGCGCGGGCGTACCCCGGCCCGGGCCGCGACCTAG
- a CDS encoding glycoside hydrolase family 2 TIM barrel-domain containing protein — MHQRRLFRTLAVLAVTVALAAPVPAVAAEAPPPPPSDVYELLEDPETTGVGQEAPHADLTPYADERDARAGGTRSPWKKSLDGAWKIHMSDRPEDVPKNFYSEGYDTAGDGWKSVSVPHTWQTDGLDHPVFRNIPTEMYPDDPPNVPHDTNPTGAYVRTFDLPQGWDKRETFLRFEGVTSGNLVWVNGHYAGYDQGGYSPAEYDISKYLHAGKNTVALQVHRWGSGSHLEDYDQWRFSGIFRSVGLYSTPATHVRDITVKTDLDADYRDATLSADIDVASDEAAEGKVTGKLYDRRGRRVTTLSTPVAAKAGTTTARLKGDVANPDKWTDETPNLYTLVVELSDSTGKVTHTTSQTLGFREVEVKDKKILVNGERILVKGVNRAETDPKTGRHATHERTASDVALMKQLNINAVRTSHYPSDPYLYERADSQGMWIADEVDIETHHHDGCPDNCLAEKPEWQKAFMDRAVAMYERDKNHPSVLMWDTGNEAGLGKAHYAMADYLKEHDPGRPLYHQSNTPDGDAPFADVWGPRYPSPQSLEDKAKTTKKPIVMGEYAHAQGNSLGNFREFWDVVRKYPEVQGGFIWDWAEQNLTQPLVTTPDSSGNGILSYLTGKPDHVDGHQGKALSLSGLDDFVEVYRDPKLDQVSDRLTVDSWVKPAAWTGDFTIASKGDHSYALRMKDKNTLEFAVQGDDGKPHTASVTVPDDWYGSWHRASGTFDGSTLKLLIDGKQVAAADFKGTVAYSAQPVNIGRNAETGMEGMGTRMAHGVIDQVRVYHEALTEQQLAADPASDAVLALDFEKLKTEGTYQSYGSGMGGVDGLVSTERTPQPETRALAAVHAPIRISDVKADAGKIAVLNERSFTGTGDLKLTWKIREGERTLAQGTRPLSLDPGQKTEVQLPKPPANPKDADRQLTVRAVQAGRTEWAPAGHTVAVEQFDIGGRQLAGVVRAQAPGTVKATDSGDRLTVEGKGFAYAFDRTSGDLASMKAGGHELLSKGPELDAWRAPVANEINSEDASWRDAGLDRLRTEPAKVKVTKERGAVVVAVTSTVAAPGVKDSSFTQTIRYTVSGSGEIRVDHRVQAQGRARSVPYLPRIGLSLQLPDKYDQFSWYGRGPEENYNDREDGAPAGVYATDVDKQFSGYLRPQDYGNHEDVRWASLTDGRNGLLVSGDSTAFSAGVTPYTDLDRAAYPFALKRNPNGNTLHLDHAVSGVSETFHTVMPEYQVRPDAEYAYSLRLRPLTGAEASTGKPSGPVVCAPTAELTAEDTSLPPGGSTTAKLTVGNPCDHALKDASVTVDPASGWTADAGSATVGEVPAGGEKSVEVKITRGEEGPIGKSLTTAVVTATSTGGARVSAQASVRLEATPPAPRGTAYVSDLDLLTADNGWGPVERDQSNGEAAAGDGTTLTIGKDTYKKGLGVHAPSTVEVYLGGSCTKFTAEVGLDEEADPEGSVVFEVLADGKKVHTGDKLTNADAAVPVTADVTGAQRLTLHVGDSGDGDAKDHSDWGDATVHCAT; from the coding sequence ATGCACCAACGAAGACTGTTCCGCACACTCGCCGTACTGGCGGTGACGGTGGCGCTCGCCGCACCCGTCCCCGCCGTCGCGGCCGAGGCCCCGCCACCGCCGCCGTCGGACGTGTACGAACTCCTCGAGGATCCGGAGACGACCGGTGTCGGACAGGAGGCGCCGCACGCCGACCTGACGCCGTACGCCGACGAGCGTGATGCCCGCGCGGGCGGAACGCGCAGCCCGTGGAAGAAGTCGCTCGACGGCGCGTGGAAGATCCACATGTCGGACCGGCCCGAGGACGTGCCCAAGAACTTCTACTCCGAGGGCTACGACACGGCCGGCGACGGCTGGAAGAGCGTGAGCGTCCCGCACACCTGGCAGACGGACGGCCTCGACCACCCGGTGTTCCGCAACATCCCCACCGAGATGTACCCGGACGACCCGCCGAACGTCCCCCACGACACCAACCCCACCGGCGCCTACGTGCGGACCTTCGACCTCCCGCAGGGCTGGGACAAGCGCGAGACGTTCCTGCGCTTCGAAGGAGTCACCAGCGGCAACCTGGTCTGGGTCAACGGCCACTACGCCGGCTACGACCAGGGCGGCTACTCGCCCGCCGAGTACGACATCAGCAAGTACCTGCACGCGGGAAAGAACACAGTCGCGCTCCAGGTGCACCGCTGGGGATCCGGATCCCATCTCGAGGACTACGACCAGTGGCGCTTCTCCGGCATCTTCCGGTCGGTGGGCCTCTATTCGACCCCGGCCACCCACGTACGGGACATCACCGTCAAGACCGACCTCGACGCGGACTACCGCGACGCCACCCTGTCCGCCGACATCGATGTCGCGTCCGACGAGGCGGCTGAGGGGAAGGTCACCGGCAAGCTGTACGACCGCCGCGGACGCCGTGTGACAACGTTGTCCACGCCGGTGGCCGCCAAGGCGGGCACCACCACGGCCCGGCTGAAGGGCGACGTGGCGAACCCGGACAAGTGGACCGACGAGACACCGAACCTGTACACCCTCGTCGTCGAACTGTCCGACAGCACCGGCAAGGTCACCCACACGACCAGCCAGACCCTCGGCTTCCGCGAAGTCGAGGTCAAGGACAAAAAGATCCTGGTCAACGGCGAGCGCATCCTGGTCAAGGGCGTCAACCGCGCCGAGACCGACCCCAAGACCGGCCGCCACGCCACGCACGAGCGCACGGCGTCCGACGTCGCCCTGATGAAGCAGCTCAACATCAACGCCGTCCGCACCTCCCACTACCCCTCGGACCCGTACCTGTACGAGCGCGCCGACAGCCAGGGCATGTGGATCGCGGACGAGGTGGACATCGAGACCCACCACCACGACGGCTGCCCCGACAACTGCCTCGCCGAGAAGCCGGAGTGGCAGAAGGCCTTCATGGACCGGGCCGTCGCCATGTACGAGCGGGACAAGAACCACCCCAGCGTCCTAATGTGGGACACGGGCAACGAGGCCGGGCTCGGCAAGGCCCACTACGCGATGGCCGACTACCTGAAGGAGCACGACCCCGGCCGACCCCTCTACCACCAGTCCAACACCCCCGACGGCGACGCGCCGTTCGCCGACGTCTGGGGCCCGCGCTACCCCTCGCCCCAGAGCCTCGAGGACAAGGCGAAGACCACGAAGAAGCCCATCGTCATGGGCGAGTACGCCCACGCGCAGGGCAACTCACTCGGCAACTTCCGCGAGTTCTGGGATGTCGTCCGCAAATACCCTGAAGTACAGGGCGGGTTCATCTGGGACTGGGCCGAGCAGAACCTCACCCAGCCGCTGGTCACCACCCCCGACTCCTCGGGCAACGGCATCCTCTCCTACCTCACCGGGAAGCCGGACCACGTCGACGGGCACCAGGGCAAGGCCCTCTCGCTCTCCGGACTCGACGACTTCGTCGAGGTCTACCGCGACCCGAAGCTCGACCAGGTCTCCGACAGGCTCACCGTGGACTCCTGGGTCAAGCCGGCCGCCTGGACGGGCGACTTCACCATCGCCTCCAAGGGCGACCACAGCTACGCCCTGCGCATGAAGGACAAGAACACCCTGGAGTTCGCCGTCCAGGGCGACGACGGCAAGCCGCACACCGCGTCGGTCACCGTCCCTGACGACTGGTACGGATCCTGGCACCGCGCCTCGGGCACCTTCGACGGCAGCACCCTGAAGCTGCTCATCGACGGCAAGCAGGTCGCCGCCGCCGACTTCAAGGGCACCGTCGCCTACTCCGCGCAGCCGGTGAACATCGGCCGCAACGCCGAGACCGGCATGGAGGGCATGGGCACTCGCATGGCGCACGGCGTCATCGACCAAGTACGCGTCTACCACGAGGCGTTGACCGAACAGCAGCTCGCGGCCGACCCCGCCTCCGACGCGGTCCTCGCGCTGGACTTCGAGAAACTCAAGACCGAGGGCACCTATCAGTCGTACGGATCCGGCATGGGCGGTGTCGACGGTCTCGTCAGCACCGAGCGCACACCCCAGCCCGAGACACGCGCACTGGCCGCCGTCCACGCACCCATCCGCATCTCGGACGTGAAGGCCGACGCGGGGAAGATCGCCGTACTCAACGAGCGCTCCTTCACCGGCACCGGTGACCTGAAACTGACCTGGAAGATCAGAGAGGGGGAGCGGACGCTCGCCCAGGGGACGCGCCCGCTCTCCCTGGATCCCGGCCAGAAGACCGAGGTCCAGCTCCCGAAGCCGCCCGCCAACCCCAAGGACGCCGACCGGCAGTTGACCGTACGCGCGGTACAGGCCGGGCGCACGGAATGGGCTCCGGCCGGACACACCGTCGCGGTCGAGCAGTTCGACATCGGCGGCAGGCAACTGGCCGGTGTGGTGCGTGCCCAGGCCCCCGGCACAGTGAAGGCCACCGACTCCGGCGACCGGCTCACCGTCGAGGGCAAGGGCTTCGCGTACGCCTTCGACCGCACCAGCGGTGACCTGGCCTCCATGAAGGCGGGCGGCCATGAACTGCTGAGCAAGGGACCGGAGTTGGACGCCTGGCGCGCGCCGGTCGCCAACGAGATCAACTCGGAGGACGCGTCCTGGCGCGATGCGGGCCTCGACCGGCTGCGGACCGAACCGGCGAAGGTGAAGGTCACCAAGGAGCGCGGAGCGGTCGTCGTCGCGGTCACCAGCACCGTGGCGGCACCAGGGGTGAAGGACTCGTCCTTCACGCAGACGATCCGCTACACCGTCTCCGGAAGCGGCGAGATCCGCGTCGACCACCGCGTCCAGGCGCAGGGCAGGGCCCGCAGCGTGCCGTACCTGCCGCGCATCGGCCTGTCCCTCCAACTCCCGGACAAGTACGACCAGTTCAGCTGGTACGGGCGTGGACCGGAGGAGAACTACAACGACCGCGAGGACGGCGCTCCCGCCGGCGTGTACGCGACCGACGTCGACAAGCAGTTCTCCGGCTACCTCCGCCCGCAGGACTACGGCAACCACGAGGACGTCCGCTGGGCCTCGCTCACGGACGGGAGGAACGGTCTGCTGGTCTCCGGCGACTCCACGGCGTTCTCCGCCGGGGTGACTCCCTACACGGACCTGGACCGCGCGGCGTATCCCTTCGCGCTGAAGCGGAACCCGAACGGCAACACCCTGCACCTCGACCACGCGGTCAGTGGTGTCAGCGAGACGTTCCACACCGTGATGCCCGAGTACCAGGTGCGGCCGGACGCCGAGTACGCGTACTCGCTGCGGCTGCGTCCCCTCACGGGCGCCGAGGCCTCGACGGGCAAGCCGTCCGGACCCGTGGTGTGCGCCCCGACCGCCGAACTGACCGCTGAGGACACCTCGTTGCCGCCGGGCGGTTCGACGACGGCGAAGCTCACCGTCGGCAACCCGTGCGACCACGCCCTGAAGGACGCCTCGGTGACCGTGGACCCGGCCTCCGGCTGGACCGCCGACGCGGGCTCCGCGACTGTCGGCGAGGTGCCTGCCGGTGGCGAGAAGTCGGTCGAGGTGAAGATCACCCGTGGCGAGGAGGGACCCATCGGCAAGAGCCTGACCACGGCCGTGGTCACCGCCACCTCCACGGGCGGGGCACGGGTCAGCGCACAGGCCTCGGTCCGCCTCGAAGCCACCCCGCCCGCACCCAGGGGTACGGCGTACGTCTCCGACCTCGACCTGCTCACCGCCGACAACGGCTGGGGTCCGGTGGAACGCGACCAGAGCAACGGCGAGGCCGCGGCGGGTGACGGCACGACCCTCACCATCGGAAAAGACACGTACAAGAAGGGCCTCGGAGTGCACGCACCGTCCACCGTCGAGGTCTATCTCGGCGGCTCCTGTACGAAGTTCACGGCCGAGGTCGGTCTGGACGAGGAGGCGGACCCGGAGGGCAGCGTCGTCTTCGAAGTTCTTGCCGACGGAAAGAAGGTCCACACGGGCGACAAACTCACCAACGCCGATGCGGCGGTGCCCGTCACGGCCGACGTGACCGGCGCGCAGCGGCTGACGCTGCACGTCGGTGATTCGGGCGACGGCGACGCGAAGGACCACTCCGACTGGGGCGATGCGACGGTGCACTGCGCCACGTGA
- a CDS encoding Lrp/AsnC family transcriptional regulator translates to MIENRRPLTPLDRRIVGALQVNGRASWRRIATVLGEPERTVARRGTILLSSGTVSVVATAARGEAVVLRMRCAPGASRLVGAVLASRADCTSCYLLSGTVHCHAEIFTPRSRLASLTLDEVNAVRGLLEVDAHMVTQYYRGAHQWRPNLITTAEADELAAATPASAPSTGAADLPTLSREDRIIRDALAADGRTANEALARLAGVSEPTAQRRVRNLLASTRVNVRAVVDPALIGLPVCAMLWIQARPQHVDDIGHALAASPHVRYAAATTGEFQLVADLAVPDMPTLHHTLTRSEWAQTAITVQSALIVEAPKRSGVVGSVGDTV, encoded by the coding sequence GTGATCGAGAACCGCCGCCCCCTGACTCCTCTGGACCGTCGGATCGTGGGAGCGCTTCAGGTGAATGGCAGGGCCTCGTGGCGCCGTATTGCCACGGTGCTCGGCGAGCCCGAGCGGACGGTCGCCCGACGCGGCACCATCCTTCTCAGCTCCGGAACAGTGTCCGTGGTCGCCACCGCCGCACGAGGGGAGGCCGTCGTCCTGCGTATGCGCTGTGCCCCCGGCGCGTCGCGTCTCGTCGGGGCCGTCCTGGCAAGCCGGGCCGACTGCACCAGTTGCTACCTGCTCAGCGGCACCGTTCACTGCCACGCCGAGATCTTCACTCCACGCAGCCGGCTCGCGTCCCTGACGCTCGACGAAGTGAATGCCGTCCGTGGGCTGCTGGAAGTGGACGCACACATGGTGACCCAGTACTACCGCGGCGCCCACCAGTGGCGCCCGAACCTGATCACGACAGCGGAGGCGGATGAGCTTGCGGCCGCCACGCCAGCCTCCGCGCCCTCCACGGGAGCTGCCGACCTCCCCACGCTCAGCCGCGAGGACCGCATCATCCGCGACGCATTGGCCGCGGACGGGAGGACGGCCAACGAAGCCCTCGCGCGACTGGCCGGAGTGTCCGAACCCACCGCGCAACGCCGTGTCCGAAACCTCCTCGCCAGCACGCGAGTCAACGTACGAGCGGTCGTGGACCCCGCCCTGATCGGGCTCCCGGTCTGCGCGATGCTGTGGATCCAGGCCCGCCCCCAGCACGTCGACGACATCGGACATGCCCTTGCTGCCTCGCCGCACGTGCGCTACGCCGCGGCGACCACCGGCGAGTTCCAGCTCGTCGCCGACCTTGCGGTTCCGGACATGCCCACTCTGCACCACACGCTGACACGCTCGGAATGGGCGCAAACAGCCATCACGGTCCAGTCGGCGTTGATCGTCGAGGCCCCCAAGCGCAGCGGCGTCGTTGGCTCTGTTGGTGACACTGTCTGA